The nucleotide window CTCGGCGAACGTGTCTGGATCGGCAAACCGCTCTTTGAGACGCTCGTCGATCAGCGTCCGTTTATCCCATCCGATGATCGCCTCGCGGTCGAAGCCGAAGTACGTCGCGATCGACTCATCGGCCCATCTGACGGTGAAGTCCTCGTCGAGGATTAACACGCCCACGTCGGCCTCATCGAGGACGTTCGCGATCGACTCGAACGACGTCGCTGCCGACTCGAGAGATCCCTGTCGGTCGCGAACGACACCGATCGTCCCGGTCCACTCGTCACCCTCCGTCACCGCATTGTGGCGCACCTCACAGGGCAGTCGCGTGCCCGCTGCCGTCTGGATCGTCACCTCGAGGGAGTCGGGTTCGGTGTCGACCTCGAGTTGGGAACGGATCGTGCGGTCGATCTGTTCGGCGTCGCGATCGTCGACGAGCCGTGAGACGTGCTCACCGACGAGTTTCTCGCGGTCATACCCCGTCGTCTCGACGATGGTTTCGTCGACTGCAACGATGCATCCCTCGGTGTCGAGTTGATAGACACCGTCGTCGATCGTTTCGACGAGCACCCGATATCGCTGGAGCGCCACGTCGTCGTCGACGTCTCCCCAGAACGTCCGTCCAGTGGCGTCCGCTCGATCGCTCATATGTTTCCTGCTCGCTCTTGAATCGGATAAACCCCGTGTCGAGACAGCCTGCGCCACGGATGACTGTCAGGTGGAACGGCATCGATCGGCCCCGTCGCGACACCCGTCAGATCGATCGGCGGAACCCACACGACGGACACTGCATCATCCCGTCAGCGATCAGGAGGCAACTCCGTTCACAGCGGTCACACGGCCCGCCGATCGACACGTTCGACTGTCGGGCGACAGCGTGGAGCGTCCGCTCGAGCAGCTGCAGTTTCGATTCCGTCCGTTCCAGCCGATCCGTCACGTCCCGCAGCTGGGACTCGGCCCGCTCGAGGCGCATCGTCGTCTCCTCGAGACGGGTTCGGACTGCGTCATGGCTCCGCTCGCGGTCGCCAGTCCGGGTGGGGATTCGGGGAGTCATCGAAACGGGTACGCGACCAGCGGCTATATAGATCACCCCTGATCAGTCACGGTTCTGTTATGATCGGCAGCGACAGGGCCTGCTGCGGCCCGTCAGACACCCGTCGTCGAGGACTGCGTGAGATGCCAACTTCCGTAGACGCTGCCCGCGGCTAACAACACGACTAGCACTCCCGAGATGACGTTGCTCCAAAGCACTCGGTCGATGGTCACCCCGAGGACGAACGGAGCGGCGACGGTCCACAGCCCGAAAACGACCACGAGCGCCGGCGCGACGATCGCCGGCAGTCGCCCTCCGTTGGGCCACCCTGCCGTGTACGCGGCAAAAAAGGCGATCAGTCCTCCCACAACGAAATTGTTCGCGATTATCAGCCCAGTCCCCGTCAGGATGACGCCCGACCAGAGGATCCAGGCCCCCAGCGCAGCGGCGAACGCGGCCGTCCGCACCGGCATCGGTGACTGCGAGTCAGCTGTCTGGCTCATATCGTGGGGACGACTGCCACGGGCCTAAAACGGCTGCCAGCATTGTGCTCGCTGGCCTACTCGAGTACGCCAGTTACCCCACATGCGGACCCACTCGATCACGTGACAGTCAATTCATCCAAATATTTTATTGCGGGTCAGAAGGTAGAAATTAATACCGCAAAGGATATTGTCTGGCTCTGCTGACAGGAGGGCATGGTTCAGTATTCGGACGATCGCTGTCCCGACTGCGGCGGCAGACAGAAGATCCGAGCGGACCGCTCCGTGTGGTGCCCGAACTGTGCGCTGTTCCGGTCCGAAGGAGCGAAATCGTAACCCGCAGCGTTCGAACGCGACACGTCCGCGGCTGTCACAGGTGTCGCTGCGAACGGCGACTCGAGGGAGACGTGCGAGTCGCTACTCACACCGCATCGTACAGCCGTCGTGCGATACGTGTGTCACTCGGTTCGGGATTACGATAGTCGATCCAGACTGACTCGAGCGACTCGCTGGGCGGTCTCGTCGTTCAGCGTCGAGTCAATCCACGTCTGTGCCCGTCTCGAAACCGTAACCGCCATGCGACTCCCCGTTGGCTCGAGACACAGGCTCGTCGATCACGAAGTTGATTTCAGTGAGGAAATGGGGTCGGAGGGATTTGAACCCCCGATCGACTGATATCTCCGGTGCGCCTCGGAACTCCAGAGGGTCATCACACGGACACTGATCAGGTGTCCGATCAGTATATCAGTCTGGAGTGTCGTCCCGGGCGCGTTGCCTCTGGAGTCAGTCGCCATCCCTGGCTTGGCCACGACCCCTCGTTCCTCTGTTGGGGGATGTTGCCTAAAGTGGTTTCGATTCGGAATCGCCTCACAGCCACGGGGCGCGCCCCTCGGTATCCGTCGAGTCGTCGCCCGGATACGTACTCGGTTCGGGCTCGTCGGCCACGTCTGCGTCCACCTCGAGTGCCGGCTCCTCGCCACCACCGTCGGCCACCGGTCCGATCTCAGCTGCGAGGTCGTCATCCGACTCGCTCGAGTCGCGCTCGAACGGGAGGTCGATCGCGAAGACGGCGGCGACGATCAGGGCGGCGAGGGGGGCCTGTCCGAAGGCCATGCCGAGCATCGACAGCGGCAGCAAACCGAGTGCGACAGCGCTGCCGAAGCGGAAACGGTCGATGTCCATGTACTGGCGCAGATACGGCCCGCCGAGGGCGATCGAGAGCGCGAAGCCGACGCCGACGCCCGCGGCGAGGACGGCGTTGGCGACGAGTGCGGGATCGTCCATCAGGACGATCGACGCGCCGTTGGGGTCGAAACTCGCGACGAGTCCCAGCCCGATGATGACGACGGGATTTGGCAGGTACTCGCCAATCGTCGCGCTCGCGGTTTTGGCCGCGATCGCGAGGATCACCAGCGCCGCAAAGCGCGTGATGATGACGTTGTCGAGGACACTCCCGATCGCCGGTGCGAGGGCGGCCTGAACGGCTGCGAGCAGTATCAGCGGGATACCGACGATCAGCACGATCGCTGTCTGCTCGCGCGGCGTGCCGGTCATCTCGGCAAGGATCACCGCAACGGTGGCGCTACCGCCGAAGATCAACAGGCCGACCTGAACGGCTCCAAGCGGGTCATCGAGCGCGCCCGCGAGGATCAACGCCGGGAAGACCCCGTCGATCAGGGGTAACATCATCACGAGCGCCAGCAGACGCGCGTCACCACCGACTAACCGCTCGAGGCGGAGTGCAACCGGATGTCGTGACGTACTCATCGGTCAGGGACGATGGCCGTGACCCGAGGCCGGTGGGTAATAGGGTGGACGATCCCGAAGGGTCTGGTGGGCGAGCCACCAGTTCGTCCGATTGCGACCTCGTGCTGTGAGTTTTGTATTCAGATTCCCGGATGTAAATTTGGAGGCGGAGTGTCGACTCATCCGACCACCGATCCGGGATTCACTGGAACTCACAGCGTACATACTCGGAGAATACACAGGAGTGTCAATAAACGTTGTGTGGGAACCCGTTGCACAACTCGATGCGTTTTCGACATTGTGGCACAGATCTGCAGACAAATGTACAAGACCGAGGTTGAAATTCAGAGTTGAAACCGTCTTCAAGTGGACAAACGTCTTTTTTAGAGAACAACCTCCAGCGTCTCACTCCACAGCGACACGTCGACGACACGCCTGTGCCCCGACACAGTGTAGAATCGTCGCGTATGACCGCCATAGCGGCGGCGCCTGCGACTCGAGACGTCGCTGACTGGCACGCCGATTCCAGCGAACGAACGACGGTTGAACCGTCCTCGAGTGGTGTCTGCTGTCGGTTTCGTGCCGACAAGGAACACACCGAATCGGCCGCCGACGGCCTCGACAACCGTTCACAGCCAAATATATCTCGCAACGCTTTTTGCCCACGGGTTCGGACGCTTTACATGGCGAACGACGTTCCCGAGCACGAGCCCTATTCTTCGAAACTGACCGTACCGGAAGCACTGACCTTTGATGACGTCCTTCTTCGGCCGAAGGAGAGTCGCGTCGAACCGGACGACGCTGATCTCACCTCGAACGTCTCCAAAAACGTCGAGGTTTCCGTCCCGATCCTCTCGGCGGCGATGGACACCGTTACCGAAAGCGGGATGGCGATCGCAATGGCCCGCCACGGCGGTCTCGGCGTCCTCCACCGCAACATGAACATCGACCAGATGGTCGAAGAGATCGAGCGCGTCAAAAGCGCAGACGAGCTCATCATCCCCCTCGAGTCGGTTGTCACCGTCGATCCCGAGATGAGCGTCCGGGAGGCCGACGAACGGATGGCCCGCAACGGCGTCGGCGGCGCACCCGTCGTCAACACCCAGGGTGAAGTGCTCGGGATCATCTCGAGTACCGACATCCGGCCTCACCTCGAGGTCAACGAGGACGACCCGGTCACCGCGGCGATGACTGACGAAGTCATCACGGCACCCGAGGAGATCGACCCCCGTGACGCGTTCGACCTGATGTACGATCACAAGATCGAGCGTGTGCCGGTCGTCGACGACGAGAACCTGCTCGTCGGTCTCGTGACAATGCAGGGTATCCTCCAGCGCCGAGAGTACAAGGAAGCCGTCCGCGACGAGGACGGCCGGCTGCGCTGTGGCGTCGCCGTCAGCCCGTTCGAGCAAGACCGTGCCGAAGCCGCCGACGAAGCCGGCGCGGACGTGCTCTTTATTGACACCGCCCACGCGCACAACTTGAATGTCATCGATGGCGCTCGAGAGATCAAAGAGGCCGTCGACGCCGACGTCGTGGTCGGCAACGTTGGGACCCGCGAGGCGGCCGCGGATCTCGTCGACTTCGCGGACGGCATCAAAGTCGGGATCGGTCCCGGCTCGATCTGTACGACCCGAATCGTTTCGGGTGCCGGCATGCCCCAGATCACCGCTGTCGCGCAGGTCGCAGACGTCGCGAACGAACACGACGTGCCCGTGATCGCCGACGGCGGCATCCGCTACTCGGGCGACGCGATCAAGGCGATCGCCGCCGGCGCGGACGCGGTCATGCTCGGCTCGTACTTCGCCGGCACCGAGGAGGCCCCCGGACGCGTCGTGACGATGAACGGCAAGAAGTACAAGCAGTACCGCGGCATGGGGTCGGTCGGCGCGATGAAATCCGGCGACAGCGACCGATACCTCAAGGACGAGCCCGACGAGGACGACGAGTACGTTCCGGAGGGTGTCGAAGCCGCAACGCCGTACAAAGGGACGCTCAAATCCGAACTCCACCAGCTCGCCGGCGGAATGCAGTCGGGGATGGGCTACGTCGGTGCCGAGACGATCCCAGCGTTCAAGGAACGGGCTGAATTCGTCCGCGTCTCCGCAGCCGGTCAGGCAGAGAGCCACGCCCACGACGTCGTCATCACCGACGAAGCACCGAACTACTCGCCTGACAGCAACTAAGACGACTCACTCCGCCGTGAGTTCCGTCCGCCGAATCTTCCCGGTGGTCGTCGTCGGTAACTCGTCACGAAACTCGATTTCGCGCGGGTACTCGTAGGCCGCCAACCGCTCGCGGACGAGGTCGCGAAGGTCGGCCCGTAACTCGTCGGTCGCCGCTGCCTCGGACGTGGGCTGGACGACCGCCCTGATAATCTCGCCGCGCGTCTCGTCCGGCACGCCCACGACCCCGATCTGCGAGACGGCCTCGTGTGTGAGTAGCGTTTCTTCGACCTCCCGTGGCGCGACGCGATAGCCGCTCGTGATGATGAGATCGTCGTCTCGAGCGGCAAACCAGAGGTAGCCGTCGTCGTCTCGCTCGGCGAGGTCGCCGGTACGGTGCCAACGGTCTCCGTCCGGGCCGTCCACGAGCGTCACCGCGTCCGTCTTCGCCGGTTCGTTCCAGTACTCCTCGAAGATCACGGGATCGTCATCGCGACGTACCGCGATTTCACCGACCGATCCCGGGTCGACTCGTTCGCCCGTTTCGGGGTCGAGTACCGCGACCTCGTGGCCCGGCACCGGCTTGCCCATACTCCCCGGCTTCGCCGGGAACCACTCCCGGCAGTTCGTGACGAGCAGGTTCGCCTCCGTCTGGCCGTAGAGTTCGTTGACGACCACTCCCGCGAGTTCCTCGTCGGCCCACTCGAGGATTTCGTTCGTCAGGGGTTCGCCGCCGGAACAGATCGCCTCGAGCGAGAGGTCGTAGCGCTCGGTCGGTTCGTCGACGTCTATCAGCATGCGGATCGCGGTCGGCGGGAGGAAGGCGTTCGTCACGGCTTCCGCGGCCATGAGTTCGAACGCGCGCTCGGCGTCGAACGACCCCATCGGGTAGCCGACAACCGGCTGTCCGTAGTGCCAGGCGGGGAAGACGAGATCGCCGAGCGCGCCGATCCAGGCCCAGTCGGCGGGCGTCCAGTAAACGCCGTCGCGGACGTCGCGCTCGAAGTACAGCTGAAACGCCGGGCAGTGGCCGAGCCAGACGCCGTGCGTGTGGAGGACGCCTTTGGGATCGCCAGTGCTGCCGCTCGTATACATGATGATCGCAGGCGTGTCGACGTCGGTATCGGCGCGCTCGAACGTCGTCCGCTCCCAGTGGATCGCGTCGTCGAACTGCTCCATCGAAACTCCGTCATCAGTAGCGCGTTCGTCGTCGGAACCACCGCCGTCGCCGTCGACCACGAGGACGGACTCGAGTGCCGAGCAGTCGGGGGCGACCTCGTGGATCGTCTCGCGCTGGCTGGCGTCGACGACGGCCACGCGGGCGTCGCTGTCAGTCAACCGATAGCGGAGCGCGTCGTCGCCGAACAACACTGACAGGGGAAGCGAGATCGCACCCAGCTTCCAGCAGGCGAGATGGGTGAGGACGTTCGCTGGCTTCTGTGGCACGACGACGGCGACGCGGTCGCCGCGTTCGACGCCGCGAGCCTCGAGGGCGTTTGCAACGGCGTTCGATCGAGCATCGAGGTCGCCGAACGTGTACGTCGTCCGCGAACCGTCGTCGGCCACCTGCACCAGCGCGGGTTGATCACCGTCGTGTTTGCCGACCAGATCTGCGGCTGCGTTGAAATCGTCGGGGACGTCCCACGAAAACGACTCGCGTGCGTCCGCATCCGTCTCACCCTCGGCTGTGACGTGATATACCATACCTCGAGAAGTGTCGACACCGAACAAGAAAAAACCGACGCAGAGAGCAAAGGCGAGGATCGCCAATCATCGACCAGGATCCTCGAGTCGACGACACCTGCGGCCCAGCGGACAGAACGCGGGCCCGAGATGACCTGTGAGTTACAGCTCTACAGGCGGCGTCGAGAACGCTCCCTCGTCGACTTCGGGATCGTACTCCTCGAGTGCGGCACGAACGAGTTCGAACACGCTGCGTTTGCTCC belongs to Natronorubrum aibiense and includes:
- a CDS encoding SPW repeat domain-containing protein, which codes for MSQTADSQSPMPVRTAAFAAALGAWILWSGVILTGTGLIIANNFVVGGLIAFFAAYTAGWPNGGRLPAIVAPALVVVFGLWTVAAPFVLGVTIDRVLWSNVISGVLVVLLAAGSVYGSWHLTQSSTTGV
- a CDS encoding DUF5794 domain-containing protein, which translates into the protein MSTSRHPVALRLERLVGGDARLLALVMMLPLIDGVFPALILAGALDDPLGAVQVGLLIFGGSATVAVILAEMTGTPREQTAIVLIVGIPLILLAAVQAALAPAIGSVLDNVIITRFAALVILAIAAKTASATIGEYLPNPVVIIGLGLVASFDPNGASIVLMDDPALVANAVLAAGVGVGFALSIALGGPYLRQYMDIDRFRFGSAVALGLLPLSMLGMAFGQAPLAALIVAAVFAIDLPFERDSSESDDDLAAEIGPVADGGGEEPALEVDADVADEPEPSTYPGDDSTDTEGRAPWL
- the guaB gene encoding IMP dehydrogenase — encoded protein: MANDVPEHEPYSSKLTVPEALTFDDVLLRPKESRVEPDDADLTSNVSKNVEVSVPILSAAMDTVTESGMAIAMARHGGLGVLHRNMNIDQMVEEIERVKSADELIIPLESVVTVDPEMSVREADERMARNGVGGAPVVNTQGEVLGIISSTDIRPHLEVNEDDPVTAAMTDEVITAPEEIDPRDAFDLMYDHKIERVPVVDDENLLVGLVTMQGILQRREYKEAVRDEDGRLRCGVAVSPFEQDRAEAADEAGADVLFIDTAHAHNLNVIDGAREIKEAVDADVVVGNVGTREAAADLVDFADGIKVGIGPGSICTTRIVSGAGMPQITAVAQVADVANEHDVPVIADGGIRYSGDAIKAIAAGADAVMLGSYFAGTEEAPGRVVTMNGKKYKQYRGMGSVGAMKSGDSDRYLKDEPDEDDEYVPEGVEAATPYKGTLKSELHQLAGGMQSGMGYVGAETIPAFKERAEFVRVSAAGQAESHAHDVVITDEAPNYSPDSN
- a CDS encoding AMP-binding protein: MVYHVTAEGETDADARESFSWDVPDDFNAAADLVGKHDGDQPALVQVADDGSRTTYTFGDLDARSNAVANALEARGVERGDRVAVVVPQKPANVLTHLACWKLGAISLPLSVLFGDDALRYRLTDSDARVAVVDASQRETIHEVAPDCSALESVLVVDGDGGGSDDERATDDGVSMEQFDDAIHWERTTFERADTDVDTPAIIMYTSGSTGDPKGVLHTHGVWLGHCPAFQLYFERDVRDGVYWTPADWAWIGALGDLVFPAWHYGQPVVGYPMGSFDAERAFELMAAEAVTNAFLPPTAIRMLIDVDEPTERYDLSLEAICSGGEPLTNEILEWADEELAGVVVNELYGQTEANLLVTNCREWFPAKPGSMGKPVPGHEVAVLDPETGERVDPGSVGEIAVRRDDDPVIFEEYWNEPAKTDAVTLVDGPDGDRWHRTGDLAERDDDGYLWFAARDDDLIITSGYRVAPREVEETLLTHEAVSQIGVVGVPDETRGEIIRAVVQPTSEAAATDELRADLRDLVRERLAAYEYPREIEFRDELPTTTTGKIRRTELTAE